The segment CCAGTCTGACAGCACCAGAGAGCCAGGTCTGGGGTGACGGGCCATCTCTCTGTCCCACACCTGCCCCTAATCCATGACTGCCACTAGATTCACAAACATAAGGGTGGGAAAATGAAGACACACAGCTTTGTTACAGTTTACATACACCTAGGCACTGATAAAGACTACTAATCAAAACGTCAGATTTTATCGTAGGCATTACTGAAAACAAAGTTAATTCACAATACAGAAATTACACAGGAGCAATGCAAAGTATATACTCCATTACCGTATTTTATTGTTCACCTTTAAAAACCTGAACATTTTCAAAAAGCATACAAAGCTGCcggtattgtatttgtatttgaaagtcgTTGCTGTAAAATAACACAGCCAGCACCTTTGTGTTTACTTTGCACGTCATGACTCGCGTGTTGTGACAGCGTATGAGTGATgacctgtatttggatttaaacgTTACATATTTTTAACGTAAATAAAACACATCATCTAATTCGAACGAAACGAAAAGCGCAGTAATTAGCTTTGCAGTGGTGGCTTCGCTCTTAAGCCCAATTCGCACGGAGCTAAAAACCACCACATAAACAGATGGTTTCGGATTTTTCACCAACTGTGAAATGCAGTCCCGTGCGAACCGTCCATTAATTTTTATCCCAGATAACACTAAAATAAAACCATGCTCATACAATACCTAAAGCCTACGGCAAccgtttaaaaaatgtgttaacagCAGTTCCTaaatataagatttttttttctttagaatgtGAACTAGCATGGATTTCTAGCGCCCAAACATAACTTCTGCATTTTGCAGCGCCAGTTCCTCTGTGGGTGACGTCTTCACTGCGCGCCGTTCTTTCTGGCATCTCCATGTTGCTATGGGGAGAGAAAGCGACGGTTTGGCGGAAACCAGATACAATATAATGGAACacgattttttttaaatgggagtaCACATACAATACAGAATAGCTTTGGCAACAGGCTACAGTTAAGGAGATGGAGGATgagcatgtttttcattttaaatacgtATTTCTTAATAGTTTGTATGTTGTCAATCGCACTGGGATGGAAAGTTAATCGTATTGCATTACTTTGGCCACACATCAACGCAGCAATGCTGACTGGTAAAgttattttctaaaacaaatataaaatagcaTAAATGAGTAAGTCATGTCTAATGTAACTGCCACGATTCATAAAAATGCTTTTGTATCCTTATACCTGGACGAGTAATTCCGGTTCTTGCCAGTCCCACCTCCCTCGCATCAGATCTATGTTATTGTATACAAAATATAGGGGATGGGGAGAAATCAGACACGAGCCAACTTAAATTTTATTAAAAAGttaatttattaatgtttttatttaacatataaaAACGTGCTATGTACACACAgtattctgcaaaaaaaaaaaaaaaaacattgattattGTATTACGAGTCCATGAAGGTGCATGCCCAGTTCTGTCCAGAATTGGGTGTGGGCTCAAAGAGAGCGGGCAATGTGTTGAGAAGGAAGGTTTCTCAGCGGTAACGATGCGATTGCTCTCAAGGATAGCGGTGTTCTGAATTACTGCTCTGCTTCTGGAAAACAGAGGGACATTAAAAAGGGAGGTTATTTATAAAGACAGACCACCTCATTAATCcactaaaaaactaaaattaactaaaaaacaaaacaaccttaTCAAGATCATCTTCCCCACTGGCAAGatagtacttttttttattgttttaaggaACCACAATAATCAAAGTAAACATGTCTCAACACACTTTCATCACCATCATCTAAATACTAGGCTACCTGAATCAGGGGGTGAAATTGCAGCAATCCACTGCTccttttcttaaaaacaaaaacaggatttGTCATTCATAAAATCAAAACCACTTATTTACAGTTGCTATTCAAGCCATTTAGAATAACTTCAAATAAAATATCGTAAGTCAAATCTTTTGtttatattcatttatatatatttttttaaatataaaaaggaaatCAGGAAGGAGGGAGACTGTTAAATTGCAGGTTTTTGAAGCTCAGAAGCCCACATTGTTGCACAGCAGCATGGAAGAGACAGGAAACGCCTCTTACTTGCTGTGAGCCTGCAGGATGAGAGCGCTGGCCGAGCCTGCGTGGTTTTCAGTGAGATGTAGAAGAAAGGTTTCACTGGGCAGTCCCAGGGATTTCGCTGTCAGCCTCTCCGCCTTCACACTGCTATTCTGGGCGTAGTCCAGGACACTGAACCGCCCCTCCCTTGACCAggcaggagaggaggaggaacagTTACAGCAGTTCACaaaagaaacacagacagcaaGACCAAGAAAGAAATCCAAACTTGCTTCCAAAAAAACATTGTACCAAACAAAGCAAATGTAGGGTTCTACCTTCGACCCAATATCAGGGAAGCTGGTGGGTCCCCTTACTGTGCTCACAGACCCACTTTTAGCATTTCCATAATTTGTTCCAATAACCATAGTATTTTGCAAGAGCACTAAAAGCTATTACATATCTGTTTTGATACAAGTCTTTTCTGTTGTATATAACTTGTTTTTTGCAAACAATATCCAGGCATAGGGACAGGGGAGGGTGGTTCAATGTGCTTACTCCTTTTTCCCGGATATCAGCAGCAGGTCGTTGAAGAGATGGAGCTGCACCAGTTTCATGGCGATTTTGATTCTGGAGCCCCCACTGGCTTCCTCCACGATGACCTGGAGCAGCTCCCCCTGACGCACCAGACAGCCCCCTAGTGATCAATGGGATGGACTGCAGGAAACAAGGCCGGGTCAACTGCATACTATATAACCACAAGCAGAATGCCATGTAGTGCAAATATATGTAGAACCTTCTGTATTAAATAAATTTAAGGATTTTCTAGAAACATCTCAAGCTTGTAGAGATATTGCTACTTGATAAAGGATTAAATAGTaattatgcatgcatgcatgtatgtatgtatgtatgtatgtatgtatgtatgtatgtatgcatgcaaaGTGTAATTATGCCAACCCAGTAGCAATATATACATTGTTAAATTTATTCAGTACACTCAAATGACAACACATGTCATCTGGTGACTTAAATTCTAATTTTAAAATCATTATTGCTGCAGAAGTGCAGTACAAACAGAtgctaataaaagtgtgcatGTTTCCAGAGGACTAGCATACAACCTGCTGCACATACAAATTTGGTTCAGTGGTACTAAAAGAGGGTAGCTAGTTGAGAGGATGGTTTGAGAATACCTTGACTTTGCGAAACACTGTTTGCTGTTCAAGGAGCACCAGCTCCTCCGTCTGCTTCATCCTTCTGACTTTGTCATTGCACTCTGACACAATCTAATGAGGGAAAGGAATGGagtcaggacagacagacacagtgatcaGTGAAAATCGGACTGACTGACGCTGCTCATCTCCTATCTCACCCACAGCCCTGATAGCCTGCTTGAGTGATGGGATTACCGGTGACTCAGGATCAGACAACTTCAGGATGTTCTGAAAGACAAGAGCCAGAGTCCACCACCAGAAAGCAGTGGTTAGCAAGGAGACATGGTAAAGTAGAAATCACAGCACAGTACACAGAGTAAGGCACTTGCCAAAGTGGTTGTCCACTTAGCCAAGTAGctttttgattgagtgttttgcagtcctgaaataaatcACCTTGCAGATCAAATTAAACTAAATGGGTGGTTTAAATGGGTGGTTtaaatgggggggtggggggggggggggggccttacTGATAGCTTTGTTAAACTTTCCTAGACTGTTAACATTTCAGAAGTGTCCTGAATAATCATACCAAAGCGCAATGCTTTGTAACCACGGCCTTGGAGACTCGTTTTACACCATGATCTCCTCCAAAACCACACAAACACTCAATAGTTGTACATCTGattgtactaaaataaacttaaactgAAAACACAGTTCAACAGACAAAGGCTTTGCTCGAAATATTTATTATTGAACAGTTCCTTTTAGTATTTCCAAAAGTGAATCTGTATAGTCCCTTTGCTTAATGGAAAGCAAAAATGATCTCACTACAACAAGAAATTAATACTTGACAAGCATCTACAAAGATTTAAATAAAGACGACAGATCTGTGCAGTGTTGACGGGTGGACTCCccacatagcagtttgatccattccagtttttactacgagtttaattaCACACATCTGAGCTTGATGCCTATAGATTGTGGCTTATCAAGCTCTtcctaaaacctggaatgggtgaaactgcgatgcaacaggagtcttatttccatgcctgtgaTGATGTCCTTACCTCCAGGACGATCTTGAGCCGAGTGATTCTCTGGAAGGGCAGCACCAGGAAGGACTTGAGTGGCTGCCTCTGACACACAGGCAGCTCCTCCAGCCTCCTCACCACCGTCACAAACTTGATGTTCTCCCGCCTGGGACCACAACACGAGACCATTACAGCAACAGCGGAGGGCATCGGCAGTGGGGGTTTATGGGGAATGGTACTGGCTGAAAGGTTTGTCATTTACTTGTGCCTTTATTAAGGGCTTCCTTTTACATGCTTTAAATAAACATTGGCTGGGGGATAGACAGACTATTTGCATACCTGAAGAccttcaataatatcaaattggTGCTGCACGAACCAAATATTCGGATCAAGCTCCCCACAGGGGAGGATCATTGGTGTTGACTGGGCTAAAGCACCAATCCAAGTTAAGAAAGCTgtttggatttgtgtggattgctgttctcctgAGAgcaagaaaagcagcaatcagaAGTCCAAGTACCTGTTTCTTaacttgtttcactttgaatggtaaattatccaagtcaacaccaatgaccctcacctgatcgTTGGCACCCGATTTCTGTGCAGAGGTCATCCAAATAATCACTCTGTGCAGCACTAATATCAATTCTCATAAAGCCCTCTCCACTGAAGTCGATCCCAGAGTGATCCATTACACTGCAAGCAGGGAGCAGGCTGAAAGGCAGTGGGGTCTTACAGCAGACGCTGGGCCAGGGCCTCCTGGTACATCTGGTTGGTGACGTAGGGGATGTAGACCCTCCTGAAGGCCTCGCTGTGCTTCAGGACCAGATCGCCGAGGTCTGTCATGAGCAAGCTCTCCTCCAGGCGCTGCTCCAGGTCCAGCAGGAAGCTGCAATTCAACGAGCGATTCAACTGGATCCACCCAGACACACAGGTATAACCCACACAGAGTGAAATCTCATACCATTACCAGAAAGTCTCAGAGCTGAAGGTGTATCAGTGTTTTCTTCTACTTAGAAATTGAGCCGTCTTTGAAAATCTGGCTTTGCaccaaaactgaaataaatgaccATCCCCTATATCCAGTCTGCTGTATGTAAACCATAATATTTTAAAGACGTGAGTCACTATTTGTTTTTCACCTATTCAGATTCCTACATGGGGGGATACTTCTTGCCTTACTGCAGTGGGGGAAAAATTGAAACCATATCAATTGGTAGATCCTGATTCATCCAGGCCATGATATGGGAATGCTCACAAATGTGGGCAATTCATCAGTGGGTGTACTGATCGTTCTCTCATCAGGGTACTGTACCTCTCACTGACATCCCGCACTTCCAGCAGTTTGGAGAAGAGGGTGTGTCTCTCCATGGAGTGCAGGGTCATAGCCAGCTCCCGCGAGCCCAGGAAGTTACTGACCACCACCGTTAAGCTCTTGAGGTAGGAGGCCTCTGAGGTGATCACTTCAAACATGGCCTGGGAACGCAGGAATTCAAAATCACCTTCCACAACCACAACGAAAGGGTCGAAATACAGCAGTGTGAAAGCGGCATTGGAGAGCTGGCCGTACCTCCTGTAGCCGTCTCTGCTGCAGGGAGAGCTGGGTCAGCAGGCCACGGCTCTGCACCTCCGGCAGGTCCTGCCAACAGGAGAAGCTCGAGTCCTTGCGGGTCTGACTGGGGGAGAGCAGGCCAGACAGAGAGGCACCCAGCCAGCACACACTGCTCTGAGACTCCTTCATGTAGGTCAGCCAGTAATCCTGGTACAGGGGCTCTGTAGGGgcaagaaaaagaaataaatctgATTAATTTTATCGTTATCAAGCAGAGTGTAATCTGGTTCCATTACACACATTTAATATGCCTCTGCTTAATTCCTATTAAAAAAGGAAATCCTTTTATTCTTTAAGAAAATATCTATATTTACAATAGCTGCACAATATTAATGAAGTCACCCATTGATATTAAAGAAGCGATCCACGACCGAAATGAGCATTATTCAGGCAAGCCTGTGACGAACACTACAGCTCTACAAAGGACTCACGTGCATTGATGTACTTAAACTCCTTCCTGATCCGCTCCTCAAGCAGCTCCAGTTCCATTGAAAGGAACGTCTCATCCCTGAAAGAAAGCAGTCATGGAAGTGTTATCCTGGGTGTAGGACTATTAGAAATTTCTAAGCATGCAAGATATATGTGCTCGCAGAATAACTGGATCTGCTGAACTCAGATTCTCAACTAGGTTTACTACTGAGCTACAAACACCCCATGCTGTCCTGACTGACCAGGCATCTGGTGGGGTCAATCCAGAGTCCTGGTCAGGGCTCAAACCTTCAGCAGAGTCCCGCTGGCGTGAGAGAGAGGCTTGAGACGGACAGAGACGGGTCTCGGACCAGTCCCGGTCAGCAGCGACGGACACCAGGGCAGCACAGATCCCTCCAGGAAGCTCCGTGGTCATGTCTGCTGGAAAGATGTGCACTATAGCTAGTCAGGGATAGGAACTTTCCTTACAGGGTGGAAAATTGCAGTGAGCAAATATTTCAATGGCAAAACATTGTTAAACCAAGACTGCAGATGATATTGCTTAATTACTTGATTTGAGTCTAGTTAGAAACTCAATGCAGAGTCTTGGATTTCAGGACTACCCTTGTTTAGGTATTGTATTGAAATGACTAGGGCCTGAATCAAATCAACGTTAATGGCACTGTCATATCTATACTTTATGATGGCTATGGCAAGCAGGCCTCCTACTAAATGTACTCCCAGTGCACTCATCACAGCTTGAATTAGTCCCACagagtctgtaggtttactaaaAGGAGTTTTTCAAGCAGCTATAAAATGGAGGAAGAAATTATTTAACAGGGATCTGAGTGCACAAACACCTGATCAAGTGAATTATGAGGTGTCCCAAAACCCAGTACTGAGAGCAGGACTAGTGTGGTATTCAAACCCCGACGAACCAGGCTTCTTGGCCCTGAAGGAGGGTAGGCCTGGTTTGGGTTCTCCCTTAACCTTCTGGCCGCCCTCATCCTGTCCCCTGGCCAACTCCTCCCCTGAGGCGTGGCGCTTCACTGCCCCATGGCGTTGGGGTGTGTCCGAGAAGGTCTGTTTCTTACAGAACAGGTCCATCGCTGCTGGGAAACACCAACACTACATTtactactgtaggcattcaagcaTGTATTTAATGTGGAGGGCTACTTCAAAATCACAGGCTGATAAAATCTCTCCTCGGATCGGTTGTAAGACATAAGAAAGCTTTTTATGTCTTACATAAAAGGCTCAGGCGCGTGCCTTTCTGACACTAACTGTGGGATCCATTTTAAATTCCATCACAGTTatccttatagcagcttttaaGAAGTACCCAACAACAATATAAACAGTGATCAAGTATCCTGATGGGTTTGGACATTATCATTTAAAACATTGCTGTTATTTATAAACACTGAGAAATTTCAACAGGAACACAGAAGAAACGCCTTAAAGTCCaactttaaacaattttttttttttttttttaacctccacACTTTCCAagtaaatatttagctaaatctaATATATTACAGGACCTatcaaatacctttttttaaaacagaacttGAGCAAAAAGACACATTGCACAAAGTATCCTCAAGATATGCATGAGGTTCTGAGGCAATACCCAATGCCATTCAAttgaattttttaaacatttttaaattatgctGAATTACATTAAAATAGATTGCTTTTTGTGCtgaaatgatttttattttatttatttattatttattttttactgagactgtaaaagataaaataaaacacacacatattgtgtctatctatctatctaccccattaaagcaataataataataataataataataataataataataataataataataataatctaaatagCAAACGCGGTAGTTTATATATTAATACTATAcctttattgttttgtatatagATGTGAATCTGTTTTTCTTCACTTTTTAAAGAGCACAATAGACGTTAGCGAAGACACGTAAATATATCAGTCTCAGTTTTGAGAGTAGGGACCTATATTAAATATACACCGTCCTGACACTTGATCGCAACACGAAGCCACCGGTCGTCAGCTCTTCTGATTTGATGAGCGTTCAAAAGAATACAAAAAGAAAGCACCGCACCAGTCGTACCTCACGACTGTTGTTAAGGTAGAAAAACGAGTCTTCCCTTCCCCCTGAGATTAAAAACTTCTGCCCAGGTGTACTCAATTAGACTTTACTTACGATAATTAAGAAAAGTGATAATTAGAAAAGTGATGCCGCTGCAAGaaattctggaaaaaaaaaaaaatatatatatatatatatatatatatatatatatatatatatatatatatatatatatatatatatacgcacaaCACGCATATTATGAAGGTTCCTGACTTTTAAATGAAAGTCCAATGTGTTAGGAAGTTACATACCACATTTTAGCCCAATtgaacaaaacataacaaaaataattagattaaaaataatgaaatgtctTTCAGAACATAAATACAACTGTTGGATCTCTTTATGCAGAAGGAAGCTCTTTATCTCTCAATCTATTTGTCTCCCCCCTGAGGTGATGCTGAAGCCAGTTCAGTCTGTATGAATAGGATATATTTTATGCATCTAAAATAGGTCTTTTGTGATTCACATTCTGAGGTTTGCTATACTGAATGTGCAAGCTGCAAACATAGAAGCTCAACATTGAACATTAACAATGGACTGGAACGCATGCATAATTTGTCAAGAACAGACCTCAGAGGACTCATCATGCCCACAGAATAGCAAAAAC is part of the Acipenser ruthenus chromosome 27, fAciRut3.2 maternal haplotype, whole genome shotgun sequence genome and harbors:
- the LOC131701901 gene encoding rho guanine nucleotide exchange factor 19-like; amino-acid sequence: MDLFCKKQTFSDTPQRHGAVKRHASGEELARGQDEGGQKVKGEPKPGLPSFRAKKPADMTTELPGGICAALVSVAADRDWSETRLCPSQASLSRQRDSAEGLSPDQDSGLTPPDAWDETFLSMELELLEERIRKEFKYINAQPLYQDYWLTYMKESQSSVCWLGASLSGLLSPSQTRKDSSFSCWQDLPEVQSRGLLTQLSLQQRRLQEAMFEVITSEASYLKSLTVVVSNFLGSRELAMTLHSMERHTLFSKLLEVRDVSESFLLDLEQRLEESLLMTDLGDLVLKHSEAFRRVYIPYVTNQMYQEALAQRLLRENIKFVTVVRRLEELPVCQRQPLKSFLVLPFQRITRLKIVLENILKLSDPESPVIPSLKQAIRAVDCVRVQ